Proteins encoded in a region of the Mycobacterium branderi genome:
- the nth gene encoding endonuclease III, giving the protein MNRKLAQAFPHVYCELDFTNPLELTVATILSAQSTDKRVNLTTPALFVRYRTALDYAKANREELENLIRPTGFYRNKAAALIGLGQALVERFDSEVPSTMEELVTLPGVGRKTANVILGNAFGIPGITVDTHFKRLVRRWRWTSEDDPVKIEHAVGELIERREWTDLSHRVIFHGRRVCHARKPACGVCVLAKDCPSFGTGPTDPLIAAPLVQGPEKEHLLALAGL; this is encoded by the coding sequence ATGAATCGTAAACTGGCACAAGCGTTTCCGCATGTCTATTGCGAGCTGGACTTCACCAACCCGCTGGAGTTGACGGTGGCCACCATCCTGTCGGCGCAAAGCACCGACAAGCGGGTCAACCTGACCACCCCGGCGTTGTTCGTCCGCTATCGCACCGCACTGGATTACGCGAAGGCCAACCGCGAAGAACTCGAAAACCTCATCCGCCCCACCGGTTTCTACCGCAACAAGGCGGCGGCGTTGATCGGCCTCGGGCAGGCACTGGTCGAGCGGTTCGACAGCGAGGTGCCCTCGACCATGGAGGAGCTGGTGACGCTGCCCGGAGTGGGGCGCAAGACGGCCAATGTCATCCTCGGGAACGCGTTCGGTATCCCGGGAATCACCGTCGACACTCATTTCAAGCGGCTGGTTCGGCGGTGGCGGTGGACCTCCGAGGACGACCCGGTGAAGATCGAGCATGCCGTCGGCGAGCTCATCGAGCGGAGGGAGTGGACCGACCTGTCGCACCGGGTGATCTTTCACGGGCGCCGGGTCTGTCATGCCCGCAAGCCGGCATGCGGCGTGTGCGTGCTGGCCAAGGACTGTCCGTCGTTCGGGACCGGGCCCACCGACCCGCTGATCGCCGCGCCGCTGGTTCAGGGCCCCGAAAAAGAGCACCTGCTGGCGCTGGCCGGGTTGTGA
- a CDS encoding TlpA family protein disulfide reductase, translating to MSARTGWTLAILLVIVGLVGALLVELRDTYHLSTPPSASGPSREHRDADTPEALAEPRRRADLPPCPAAGTGAGPAALRGITVECAADGSTVEVARALAGRRVLLNLWAYWCKPCKAELPAMAEYQRRAGSAVTVVTVHQDENETAGLLQLAQLGVRLPTLQDGRRRMAAALRVPNVMPATVVLAPDGSVAQTLPRAFATADEIAAAVSGQR from the coding sequence GTGAGCGCCCGGACCGGTTGGACCCTGGCGATCCTGCTCGTGATCGTGGGCTTGGTGGGGGCGCTGCTGGTCGAGTTGCGCGACACCTATCACTTGTCGACGCCGCCCTCGGCGAGCGGCCCCAGCCGTGAACACCGCGACGCCGACACGCCCGAGGCGCTGGCCGAACCGCGCCGGCGCGCCGACTTGCCGCCCTGTCCGGCAGCGGGTACCGGCGCCGGGCCGGCGGCGCTGCGCGGCATCACGGTGGAGTGTGCGGCCGACGGCTCGACGGTCGAGGTGGCCCGCGCGCTGGCCGGTCGGCGCGTGCTGCTCAACCTGTGGGCGTATTGGTGCAAACCGTGCAAGGCCGAATTGCCGGCGATGGCCGAGTATCAGCGCCGCGCCGGATCGGCCGTGACGGTGGTGACCGTGCACCAGGACGAGAACGAAACGGCCGGCCTGCTGCAGCTGGCCCAACTTGGTGTGCGGTTGCCGACCCTGCAGGATGGTCGGCGGCGGATGGCGGCCGCATTGCGGGTACCCAATGTGATGCCCGCGACAGTGGTGCTGGCGCCGGACGGTAGCGTTGCGCAGACCCTGCCGCGGGCGTTCGCCACCGCCGACGAGATCGCGGCCGCGGTTTCGGGTCAGAGGTGA
- a CDS encoding NUDIX hydrolase encodes MSAAVPLTPELGPSWLRPLVDNVGQVPEAFRRRLPPDVLAMVTAAKATASARRNGRDAAVLVLFSGPESGPPDGGVPDDADLLVTVRASTLRHHAGQAAFPGGACDPGDDGPVATALREAREETGIDVDRLHPLATMERTFIAPSGFHVVPVLAYSPDPGPVAVVDEAETAVVARVPVRAFINPANRLMVYRRTLHRRFAGPAFLLNEMLVWGFTGQVISAMLDVAGWAQPWDTTDVRELDEAMALVGDEGGAR; translated from the coding sequence TTGAGCGCTGCGGTTCCGCTGACACCGGAGCTCGGGCCGTCCTGGCTGCGTCCGTTGGTCGACAACGTCGGCCAGGTGCCGGAAGCCTTCCGCCGCCGACTGCCCCCCGACGTGCTGGCGATGGTGACCGCGGCCAAGGCGACGGCGTCGGCCCGCCGCAACGGCCGCGACGCCGCGGTGCTGGTGCTGTTCTCCGGTCCGGAGTCCGGCCCGCCCGACGGTGGTGTTCCCGACGACGCCGACCTGCTGGTCACCGTTCGCGCCTCCACCTTGCGTCACCACGCCGGGCAGGCGGCGTTTCCCGGCGGCGCATGCGATCCCGGTGACGACGGCCCGGTGGCCACCGCCCTGCGGGAGGCGCGCGAAGAGACCGGCATCGACGTGGACCGGCTGCATCCGCTGGCGACCATGGAACGAACCTTCATCGCGCCGTCGGGTTTTCACGTCGTCCCGGTGCTCGCATACTCGCCCGATCCCGGCCCGGTGGCCGTCGTCGACGAGGCGGAGACGGCGGTTGTCGCGCGGGTTCCGGTGCGCGCCTTCATCAACCCTGCGAACCGGCTGATGGTGTATCGGCGCACCTTGCATCGCCGCTTCGCGGGCCCGGCTTTCCTGTTGAATGAGATGCTGGTGTGGGGTTTCACTGGCCAGGTCATCTCCGCGATGCTCGACGTCGCGGGCTGGGCGCAGCCATGGGACACCACCGACGTCCGCGAACTCGACGAAGCCATGGCTCTGGTCGGCGATGAGGGTGGTGCACGATGA
- the marP gene encoding acid resistance serine protease MarP: protein MTPSQWLDIAVLAVAFIAAISGWRSGALGSLLSFIGVLLGAVAGVLLAPHIVTHIAAARAKLFAALFLILGLVVIGEVAGVVLGRAVRGAIRSRIIRFFDSLIGVAVQMVVVLIAAWLLATPLTSSTGQPNLAAAVRGSRVLAEVNQVAPPWLKTVPKRLSSLLDTSGLPQVLEPFSRTPVAAVATPDAGLSSNPVVAATQPSVVKIRAIAPGCQKVLEGSGFVLSPDRVMTNAHVVAGANNVTVEASGNPYDATVVSYDPSVDIAILAVPNLPPPPLAFADGAVKGGTDALVLGYPGGGGFVATPARVREIIELSGPDIYRDATVNREVYTIRATVEQGNSGGPLIDLNGKVLGVVFGAAVDDNDTGFVLTAKEVAGQLAKIGDTAPVGTGACVS, encoded by the coding sequence ATGACCCCGTCACAGTGGTTGGACATCGCGGTGCTCGCGGTCGCTTTCATTGCGGCCATATCTGGTTGGCGCTCAGGCGCATTGGGCTCGCTGCTCTCGTTCATCGGGGTCCTCCTCGGCGCCGTCGCCGGGGTGCTGCTGGCCCCGCACATCGTCACCCACATCGCCGCCGCGCGAGCCAAGCTGTTCGCCGCGCTGTTTTTGATCCTGGGATTGGTCGTCATCGGCGAGGTCGCCGGCGTCGTGCTGGGCCGGGCGGTGCGCGGTGCGATCCGCAGCCGCATCATCCGGTTCTTCGACTCGCTCATCGGGGTGGCGGTGCAGATGGTGGTGGTGCTGATAGCGGCGTGGCTGCTGGCGACCCCACTGACGTCGTCGACCGGTCAGCCGAATCTTGCTGCGGCGGTGCGTGGTTCGCGGGTGCTGGCCGAGGTGAACCAGGTTGCGCCGCCGTGGCTCAAGACGGTGCCCAAGCGGCTGTCGTCGCTGCTGGACACCTCGGGTCTGCCACAGGTGTTGGAGCCGTTCAGCCGCACCCCGGTCGCCGCGGTGGCGACACCCGACGCCGGGCTGTCCAGCAACCCGGTGGTGGCAGCCACCCAGCCCAGTGTGGTCAAGATCCGTGCGATCGCACCCGGCTGCCAGAAAGTATTGGAAGGCAGCGGATTTGTGCTTTCGCCCGACCGGGTGATGACCAATGCGCACGTGGTGGCCGGAGCGAACAACGTCACGGTCGAGGCCAGCGGGAACCCCTACGATGCCACCGTGGTGTCCTACGACCCGTCCGTCGACATCGCCATTCTGGCCGTCCCGAACCTGCCGCCGCCGCCGCTGGCGTTCGCCGACGGCGCTGTCAAGGGAGGCACCGACGCGTTGGTGCTCGGTTATCCCGGGGGCGGCGGCTTTGTCGCGACGCCGGCCAGAGTGCGGGAGATCATCGAGCTGTCCGGTCCGGACATTTATCGCGACGCGACGGTCAACCGCGAGGTCTACACGATCAGAGCCACTGTGGAGCAAGGTAATTCGGGTGGTCCGCTGATCGACCTGAACGGCAAGGTACTCGGTGTGGTGTTCGGCGCGGCGGTCGACGACAACGACACCGGTTTTGTGCTGACCGCCAAAGAGGTCGCCGGCCAGCTGGCGAAGATCGGCGACACCGCGCCGGTGGGCACCGGCGCCTGCGTCAGCTGA
- a CDS encoding alpha/beta fold hydrolase — protein MAPPDPSVTRIDGPWRHLDIHANGIRFHVVEAQPSDQDAGTPATARPLVIMLHGFASFWWSWRHQLRGLTGVRAVAVDLRGYGGSDKPPRGYDGWTLAGDTAGLIRALGHSSATLVGHADGGLVCWATSVLHSRLVRAIAVVSSPHPAALRVSALTRRDQARALLPSLLRYQVPIWPERSLTRHHGDEVERLVRSRASAKWVASEDFSETIGHLRQAIQIPSAAHSALEYQRWAVRSQLRDEGRRFMRSMTRRAGIPVLHIRGDADPYVLADPVARTQRYAPHGHYVMVSGAGHFSHEEAPQEVNGHLARFLGQVYGPELS, from the coding sequence ATGGCGCCACCAGATCCGTCGGTGACCCGTATCGACGGGCCATGGCGCCATCTGGACATACACGCCAACGGTATTCGATTCCACGTCGTCGAGGCGCAACCATCCGACCAGGATGCGGGCACGCCGGCGACGGCCCGCCCACTGGTGATCATGCTGCACGGCTTCGCCTCCTTCTGGTGGTCGTGGCGCCACCAGCTGCGCGGCCTGACCGGGGTGCGCGCGGTCGCCGTGGATCTGCGCGGGTACGGCGGCAGCGACAAACCCCCACGTGGGTACGACGGCTGGACGCTGGCCGGCGACACCGCCGGGCTGATCCGCGCGCTCGGGCACTCGTCGGCGACCCTGGTCGGCCACGCCGACGGCGGACTGGTCTGCTGGGCCACTTCGGTGCTGCACTCCCGGCTGGTCCGCGCGATCGCGGTGGTCAGCTCACCGCATCCCGCGGCCTTGCGTGTCTCCGCGTTGACCCGCCGCGACCAGGCGCGCGCGCTGTTGCCGTCGCTGCTGCGCTATCAGGTGCCGATCTGGCCGGAGCGCTCGCTGACCCGGCACCACGGCGACGAAGTCGAGCGGTTGGTGCGTAGCCGCGCCAGCGCCAAATGGGTTGCGTCGGAGGATTTTTCCGAAACGATCGGCCATCTGCGGCAGGCGATCCAGATTCCGTCGGCGGCGCATTCCGCGCTGGAGTACCAGCGCTGGGCGGTGCGCAGCCAGTTGCGCGACGAGGGCCGGCGGTTCATGAGGTCTATGACTCGTCGCGCAGGTATCCCTGTTTTGCACATTCGCGGTGACGCCGATCCCTACGTGCTGGCCGACCCAGTCGCACGCACCCAGCGCTACGCGCCGCACGGTCATTACGTAATGGTTTCCGGCGCAGGGCATTTCAGTCACGAAGAGGCGCCGCAGGAAGTCAACGGCCACCTGGCCCGGTTCTTGGGGCAGGTGTACGGGCCCGAACTCAGCTGA
- a CDS encoding phage holin family protein codes for MSKPDRKKAGNGSKDGVPSTLTTIPLTDPHALPVEPSIGDLVRDATAQMSTLVRAEVELARAEITRDVKKGLTGSIFFIAALVVLFYSTFFFFFFLAELLDTWLWRWVAFLIVFGIMVVFTAVLALFGFLKVRRIRGPRQTIESVKETRTAFTPGHDKAGQQALGTGGTPADPSGW; via the coding sequence GTGAGCAAGCCAGATCGCAAGAAGGCCGGCAACGGCAGCAAGGACGGCGTGCCCAGCACGCTGACCACCATCCCGTTGACCGACCCGCATGCGCTGCCCGTCGAGCCGTCGATCGGCGACCTGGTCCGCGACGCGACTGCGCAGATGTCGACGCTGGTGCGCGCGGAAGTGGAACTGGCCCGCGCCGAAATCACCCGCGATGTCAAGAAGGGACTGACCGGCAGCATCTTTTTCATCGCGGCGCTTGTGGTGCTGTTCTACTCGACCTTCTTTTTCTTCTTCTTCCTCGCCGAGTTGCTCGATACCTGGTTGTGGCGCTGGGTCGCGTTCCTGATCGTGTTCGGAATCATGGTGGTCTTCACCGCGGTGCTGGCGCTGTTCGGATTCTTGAAGGTCCGCCGGATCCGCGGACCGCGCCAAACCATCGAATCAGTCAAAGAGACCCGCACCGCCTTCACGCCGGGTCACGACAAGGCCGGCCAGCAGGCGCTCGGCACCGGCGGAACACCCGCTGACCCCTCGGGTTGGTAA
- a CDS encoding S1 family peptidase: MQTTHCRLFRVAAALVMASLFAVAGPRTAAADDRVPMGGGAGIVIDGDTMCTLTSIGNDNTGALVGFTSAHCGGPGAQVSAEAAQNRGIIGTMVAGNDSLDYAVIRFDPAKVVPVPNFDGFEIDGIGPDPSAGQIACKQGRTTGNSCGVVFGPGQDPGTLVMQVCGQQGDSGAPVVVDNLLVGMIHGAFSENLPTCIIKYIPLHTPATVVSINAVLADLAAKGRPGAGFVPVSANPAT, translated from the coding sequence TTGCAGACCACGCACTGCCGGCTGTTCCGTGTTGCTGCGGCATTAGTGATGGCCTCGCTGTTTGCCGTCGCTGGCCCACGCACCGCCGCAGCCGACGACAGGGTTCCGATGGGCGGCGGTGCGGGCATCGTCATCGACGGCGACACCATGTGCACGTTGACCAGCATCGGCAACGACAACACCGGCGCGCTGGTCGGCTTCACCTCGGCGCACTGCGGCGGGCCGGGCGCTCAGGTCTCCGCCGAGGCGGCGCAAAACCGCGGCATCATCGGCACGATGGTGGCCGGCAACGACAGCCTCGACTACGCCGTGATCCGCTTCGACCCGGCCAAGGTAGTGCCGGTGCCCAACTTCGACGGCTTTGAGATCGACGGCATCGGCCCCGACCCGTCCGCCGGCCAGATCGCCTGCAAGCAGGGCCGCACCACCGGCAACTCCTGCGGCGTCGTCTTCGGGCCGGGCCAGGACCCGGGCACCCTCGTCATGCAGGTGTGCGGGCAGCAGGGCGACTCGGGTGCGCCGGTCGTCGTCGACAATCTGCTCGTCGGGATGATCCACGGCGCGTTCAGCGAAAACCTGCCGACCTGCATCATCAAATACATCCCGCTGCACACCCCGGCGACCGTGGTGTCGATCAACGCGGTGCTGGCCGACCTGGCCGCCAAGGGCCGCCCGGGCGCGGGGTTCGTCCCGGTGTCGGCCAATCCGGCTACCTAG
- the acs gene encoding acetate--CoA ligase: MTEAPSSFPPPPEFAAQANISEEAYREAEQDRLKFWAEQANRLSWATPFEQVLDWSDAPFAKWFVGGKLNVAYNCVDRHVEAGHGDRAAIYWEGEPVGESRVLTYADLQTEVCKAANALSRLGLVAGDRVAIYMPMIPESIVAMLACARLGVMHSVVFAGFTAKALRARIADAEAKVLITADGQFRGGKPMPLKEAADEAVGDDSPVEHVVVVRRTGIDVPWTEGRDLWWHDVVDPAPAEHSPQAFDAEHPLFLLYTSGTTGKPKGIMHTSGGFLTQSSFTHYSIFDVKPETDVFWCTADIGWVTGHTYSVYGPLSNGVTQILYEGTPASPTEHRHFEIIESYGVTIYYAAPTLIRTFMKWGRQIPDAHDLSSLRLLGSVGEPINPQAWRWYRDVLGADTTPVVDTWWQTETGAAMISPLPGVAAAKPGSAMTPLPGISAKIVDDEGNQLTPGVDATGYLVIDQPWPAMLRGIWGDPERYRETYWSKFAEQGWYFAGDSARYDADGDIWVVGRIDDVMNVSGHRISTAEVESALVGHSGVAEAAVVGATDDTTGQAICAFVVLQADQPETLGEEIIDELRGHVAKEISPIARPRELHVVPELPKTRSGKIMRRLLRDIAENRELGDTSTLLDPGVFDAIRAAK; encoded by the coding sequence GTGACCGAAGCGCCGTCGTCGTTCCCGCCGCCGCCGGAGTTCGCAGCGCAGGCGAACATCAGCGAAGAGGCATACCGCGAGGCCGAGCAGGACCGGCTGAAGTTCTGGGCCGAGCAGGCCAACCGACTGTCCTGGGCGACGCCGTTCGAGCAGGTGCTGGACTGGTCGGACGCGCCGTTCGCCAAGTGGTTCGTCGGCGGCAAGCTCAACGTCGCCTACAACTGCGTGGACCGTCACGTCGAGGCCGGCCACGGCGACCGCGCCGCCATCTACTGGGAGGGCGAGCCGGTCGGCGAGAGCCGTGTTTTGACCTACGCCGACCTGCAGACCGAGGTGTGCAAGGCCGCCAACGCGCTGAGCCGCCTCGGGCTGGTCGCCGGAGACCGCGTCGCCATCTATATGCCGATGATCCCCGAGTCGATCGTCGCGATGCTGGCCTGCGCGCGGCTGGGTGTCATGCACAGCGTGGTGTTCGCCGGTTTCACCGCCAAGGCGCTGCGCGCCCGGATCGCCGACGCCGAAGCCAAAGTGCTGATCACCGCCGACGGCCAGTTCCGCGGCGGCAAGCCCATGCCGCTGAAGGAGGCCGCCGACGAGGCCGTCGGCGACGACAGCCCCGTGGAGCACGTGGTGGTGGTCCGCCGCACCGGCATCGACGTGCCGTGGACCGAGGGCCGCGACCTGTGGTGGCACGACGTCGTCGACCCCGCGCCCGCCGAACACAGCCCTCAAGCCTTCGACGCCGAGCACCCGTTGTTTTTGCTCTACACGTCGGGCACTACCGGCAAGCCCAAGGGCATCATGCACACCAGCGGCGGGTTTCTCACCCAGTCGTCGTTCACCCACTACAGCATCTTCGACGTCAAACCGGAGACCGACGTGTTCTGGTGCACCGCCGACATCGGCTGGGTCACCGGGCACACGTACAGCGTCTACGGGCCGCTGTCCAACGGCGTCACCCAGATTCTCTACGAGGGCACGCCGGCCTCCCCGACTGAGCACCGCCATTTCGAGATCATCGAATCCTACGGTGTCACAATCTATTACGCCGCGCCGACGCTGATCCGCACGTTCATGAAGTGGGGCCGGCAGATTCCCGACGCCCACGACCTGTCCAGCCTGCGGCTGCTGGGATCGGTCGGCGAGCCGATCAACCCGCAGGCCTGGCGCTGGTACCGCGACGTCCTCGGCGCCGACACGACCCCGGTGGTGGACACCTGGTGGCAGACGGAGACCGGCGCCGCGATGATCTCACCGCTGCCCGGCGTGGCCGCCGCCAAGCCGGGTTCGGCGATGACGCCGCTGCCTGGCATCTCCGCCAAGATCGTCGACGACGAGGGCAACCAACTGACGCCCGGCGTCGATGCCACGGGCTATCTCGTCATCGACCAGCCATGGCCGGCCATGCTGCGCGGCATCTGGGGCGACCCGGAGCGTTACCGCGAGACGTACTGGTCGAAGTTCGCCGAGCAGGGCTGGTATTTCGCCGGGGACAGCGCCCGCTACGACGCCGACGGCGACATCTGGGTGGTCGGCCGCATCGACGACGTGATGAACGTGTCCGGCCACCGGATCTCCACCGCCGAGGTGGAGTCGGCGCTGGTCGGGCATTCCGGGGTGGCCGAGGCCGCCGTCGTCGGCGCCACCGACGACACCACCGGTCAGGCGATCTGCGCGTTCGTCGTGCTGCAGGCCGATCAGCCGGAGACGCTCGGCGAGGAGATCATCGACGAGCTGCGCGGGCATGTCGCCAAGGAGATCTCGCCGATCGCCCGGCCGCGCGAGCTGCACGTGGTCCCCGAGTTGCCGAAGACCCGCAGCGGCAAGATCATGCGCCGGCTGCTGCGCGACATCGCCGAAAACCGGGAACTCGGCGACACCTCGACACTGCTGGACCCGGGCGTGTTCGACGCGATCCGCGCGGCTAAGTAA